In Mycteria americana isolate JAX WOST 10 ecotype Jacksonville Zoo and Gardens chromosome 3, USCA_MyAme_1.0, whole genome shotgun sequence, a single genomic region encodes these proteins:
- the FBXO16 gene encoding F-box only protein 16 → MAFAPPRNVDGPKLQTKMSTWTPLNHQLMNDKVFEERRALLGKWFDKWTDGQRRRILVDLLERCSPSQQKFCAKQLQDRVPIEALDFTTRLPRVLSLYIFSFLDPRSLCRCAQVSWYWKYLSELDQLWMLKCLRFGWYINFSPTPFEQGIWKKHYIEMVNELHVMRPKTPSKDEFVVIDVQPVRSNVPEAKPSVLGRRTNKEKKELPPWRSSDRHPTDTIRFNYLDNYDPIEQARQARKKGGGETPDLSRQAAEKKKRAGRGSNKLQKAKSLLSLSADLESVPKTPVRPSWATHQPTGSLPSKAAAKTLAQSSQWNAGIRPAPVRAPVPKPRERGKKDFTRTNARSPSSPLFEAQPWHIPPSNQGSDTE, encoded by the exons GTATTCGAAGAAAGAAGAGCCCTACTTGGAAAATGG tttgacaAGTGGACAGATGGTCAGAGGCGGAGGATCCTGGTGGACCTGTTGGAACGCTGCTCCCCGTCACAGCAGAAATTCTGTGCCAAGCAGCTACAGGATCGAGTTCCCATCGAGGCTCTAGATTTTACCACAAGGCTTCCTAGAGTCCTGTCTTTATACATCTTTTCCTTCCTGGACCCACGGAGCCTCTGTCGATGTGCACAG GTGAGCTGGTACTGGAAGTACCTGTCTGAACTGGATCAGCTCTGGATGCTGAAATGCCTACGTTTTGGCTGGTACATCAACTTCTCTCCAACCCCCTTTGAGCAAGGAATCTGGAAGAAACATTACATTGAGATGGTGAACGAGCTGCATGTCATGAGACCAAAG ACTCCTTCAAAGGATGAATTTGTAGTTATTGATGTGCAACCAGTAAGAAGCAACGTCCCAGAGGCAAAACCTTCTGTGCTAGGAAGGAGgacaaacaaggagaaaaaagagctCCCACCGTGGCGTTCATCAGACAGGCATCCTACAGACACCATCCGATTCAACTACCTCGACAACTACGATCCCATCGAGCAGGCTAGGCAGGC gagaaagaaaggaggaggggagaccCCAGACCTTAGCCGGCaggcagctgagaaaaaaaagagagcggGTCGTGGATCTAATAAGCTCCAGAAGGCAAAATCACTG CTATCACTCTCTGCAGATCTTGAGTCTGTTCCAAAAACACCAGTTCGTCCCAGCTGGGCCACTCACCAGCCAACTGGGAGCCTGCcctccaaagcagcagcaaagacccTAGCCCAGAGCTCCCAGTGGAACGCCGGGATACGACCAGCACCTGTTCGAGCTCCAGTGCCAAAGCCAcgtgaaagaggaaagaaagactTCACAAGGACAAACGCCAGGTCTCCAT CATCTCCACTGTTTGAGGCTCAGCCCTGGCACATTCCTCCATCTAACCAAGGATCTGACACAGAGTAA